The sequence GGATGACCTGCTTGTCGAACTCGAAGCGCTGCCGCTCCACCAGCTTGCGCACCTTCTCCGCGAGCTGGCGGGCGCCGCCCAGGTTGATCTCCGGCAGCAGCAGCGCGAACTCCTCGCCACCGTAGCGGGCGAAGACGTCCTCGCGCCGGATGCGCGTGCGCACCGTGGACGCCAGTTGCTTGAGCACCGAGTCCCCGGCGAGGTGCCCGTACGTGTCGTTCACGTCCTTGAAGTGATCCAGGTCGAACATCACCAGCGACAGCACGCGCTCGTAGCGGCGGCTGCGGGAGATCTCCCGGTCCAGCTGCTCGTCGAAGTAGCGGCGGTTGTAGATCTGCGTCAGGCCGTCCATCGTGGTCAGCCGGTAGATCTCGTCGTGGTACGCCGCCTCGATGTTGCCGCCCGCGATGAACTTGAAGATGGTGCGGCCAATCTTCACCAGGTCGCCATTGTGCAGCGACCGCGCCGCCGACGCGACGTCGTCGTTGACGAACGTGCCGTTGGTGGACCCCAGGTCCTCGATGCGCACGCCCTTGGTGGTGTTGGTGATGCGCGCGTGGTTGCGGCTCACCGCTTCCTGATCAATCTGGATGTCCGCCTTGGACGACCGGCCGATGAGCGTCTCCTCACGCGCCAGGTCGTATTTGCGCCCCAGATCCAGGCCGTAGATGACCACCAGCGCCGCGTCCAGGTTGACGGGGCGCTCGGAGATCTTCGAGATGACGGTGACGACCGTCTCCTTCTGGCCCATGACGAAGGCAAACGTATCACCGCGCAATTCGCGAAAGCGAATTCACGGCCGGAACGGGTGCCCCTCCAGGTCGTAGAACCCCTGACACCCCGCCACGTCAGGGCACCCGCACCGTGCGCACGGCGCTGACGGCGGGTCGCAGCGGCAGGCCGAGCAGGTCCACCAGCGACGCCACCAGCGTCACCTCCGGCCCGGAGCAGGCGGCGGGCAGCGTGAGCGCCACCTCGCCCGCCCGCGTGGTCACGTCGCCGCGCACCAGCGCGCCATCACAGCCCGGGCCGCCGTCGCGCACGGTGAGCAGCACCCCGCCCTCGTCGCCGTTGGCGGATGACGTTCCCACCTGGAAGCCGTCCACCCGCACGCGCACGGTGGCGCCGCGCGAGAGCGACGCGCCCTCCGCGGGCTCCAGCCACGTCACCTGGGGCCGGCCGTAATTCAGCGTGGACACCGCGCGCGCCGCCGCCGCGAGCGGCTCGGGCGCCAGGCCCCCGGACTCCGCCAGCGTGGAGAGGTTCAGCGACCGGCCCTCGGGCGTGGCCACGGCCAGCGCCTCCACCGACAGCGACGCGCGCGAGCCCTCGGTGTCCCCCTGAAAGGTGCGGTCCTCCATGCCGGAGGGCGGCACGGGCAGGCGCACGCCGGTGACGGAGCGCCGGCCATCCACCCACATCGTCCAGCGCCGTCCGGCCGCGTTGGTGAACGTCGCGCGCACGAGCGTCGCGCCCGGCACCGAGGCGGACATGCGCCACTCGCGCGGCAGCAGGCCGTGCCATGGCGATGCGTCGGGGTTGTAGCGGCCCCCCTCCGGGATGCCGAGGAACGCGTCGGAGAGCGTCACCGGCTCCAGGCCGTCCGGATCGAAGTGGGGCGCATCCAGGGGCGCCATCACCGCGCTGGTGGCCCGGCCCATGGGCTCCTCGCCGCCCAGCGTCCCGGACGACGCGAGCGCGAGCAGCCGGTACGCCTGTCCCTCCAGGCCGTGATGGGCCGGCGCCATGCGCACGCGCACGAGGCCCGGCGTGGAGAGCCCCGGCTGCGGATCCGTGTTCGGATCCACCGGGTTGACGTTGACGGCGGCGCCCAGGCCCAGCGGCACGGTGCCGCGTCCGGAGGCCGTCACCGAGCCCACCACCAGCACGCGCTGCAGGTAGCCGTCGCGGAAGCGCGGAAGCGGCGGCAGGCGCGTCACGAACGGGAAGGCCAGTGGCACCTGCCGGAAGTCCAGGGACACGAGCGGCACGGACACCGCCGGCTCGCCCGGGTTGGACGAGCGCAGGGCGAACTGCACGTCGCGCGACACGGCGGAGGAGAACCGCCCCGACGGCGGCAGCGCGCGCGCCAGGAGCAGCAGCGGATCCGTGCCCGGATCCATCATCCCCGCCGGCAGCTCGTTGTTCAGCACCTGCGCGGTGAGCGCCCAGAGCGCGCGCGTGCCGCAGCCGCCCACGCGCGTGGCCGCGTCCGGGTTGGCCACGCCCGCGAGCGCCGCGTCGCAGACCCCGGCGATGCCCGGCACGTCCACGAACTCGGGCGCGACGACGCCCAGCCCGTTCACCCAGATGTTCGCGGGCACCTGGAACTGGCGCATCGCCCCGCCCAGCGTGAGGTCCACGGCGCGGTCGGGCCCCTGCACCTGCGCGGGGGCCGCCTCCGACAGGAGCCCCGGCACGGACAGCCCCGCCATGCCCAGGGACAGCGAGCCGTTCGGAACCACGGGCGCCAGGTTGGTGAACCGGGCGCGCACCCCGCCCACGCGGTCCACCGGGTTGCGGCGCAGGGGCAGCCGCAGGTCGCGCGAGCCGGCCATGTCGTAGTTCGCCACGGTGAGGTAGCCGAAGTCCGGGTGGAAGACGGACAGCGTCGAGTCACTGCGCGCCGCGAGCACCGCCACGCCCTGCGCGTCCGTCGACTCGCGCGCCGTCGCGCCGCCCAGCGCGTCCGCCACCACCACCGAGGCCGCCTGCACGGGGTGGCCCGTGAGCGCGTCCGTCACCACCACCCGCACCTGCCCTTCGGCCGTATGCGGGGGCAGCACGGTGACGCTCGCGCGGCACGCGATGGTGCCCACCCGGGCCTCCACCGCTTCCACCTCCGTGCCCACGGAGTCCAGCGTGAACGTGGCCCCGGCTCCAGTGCCGCCGCCCTTCACGCTCGCCGACACGGCGGCCCAGGTGAGGCCGTCGCGCAGGACGACCGGCTCGCCGCGGGCGTCGGTCACCCAGGCCTCGAAGCGCAGGGCGGTGCCCACGGGCGCGACGACGTGCTCGGGGACCACGCGGCAGGCCACGGCGGTGGACGGCGACGGGGGCGGACGGCAGGCGCCGTCGCGGCACACCTGCTGATCATCGCAGCCGTCGTCTCCGGTGCAGAGGGCGGGGACGCAGCGGCTGGCGTCACAGCGGCAGCCCAGCGCCTGCGACTCGCACGCGGCGATGGCGTTCAGCTCGCCCCGGCGCTTCACGGAACAGTCGAGGTCCGTGCGGCACGAGGGCTCACAGCGCGACAGGGCGGTGTTGCAGAAGAACAGCGCCGGATCCGCGCAGTCCTGATCCACCGTGCAGGCATCGTCCGCCCACCCGCCGTGGATGTAGGGCGAGTTCTGGTCGGACATCCCGCAGCCCAGGGCGCACGCCAGCAGGCATGCGAGCACGAGGCCGGGGGACCGGACCGGAAGGGGGATGTGACGCATGGGAACTCCGAGGGGGACCGGCCTTGCCCCGACCTTACAGGGGGATGGGCCGTGACGCGACCGGGGACGACACCGGATCCGCTTTCATTGAATGCCCTGGAACCGGGGCGCGGGCCGCAATCGGCCGGGCGGGCAGGCAAAGTGTGGGTTGGCATCCGGCGCCAGGGGTTCCAGAATCGCCCGACGATGGCGCGCAGCGAACCGAAGACCTTGGAGAGCCTGCTGCCCCGCGTGCTGGCGCGCCTGGCGGGAGAGTCAGGCCGCGCCTCGTCGCTGACGCCGCTCTGGGTCGCCGCGGTGGGAGAGAACATCGCGCGGCACAGCCGCCCTCACCTGCTGGACGGCACCACGCTGGTCATCTCCGTGGAGAGCGCCGAGTGGGCCCAGGTCCTCACCCGGCAGGCCGACGCGCTCTGCGAGCGGCTCAACGAGAAGCTGGGCCCCGGAAGAGTGAAGGCCCTCACCTTCCAACTGGTGTCGCGATGAAGGGCGTGCTCCTGGGCCTGCTGCTCGCGGGCGCTTCCGCCGCGCCGCCCGACCCGACCGTGGCCGCCGTCTCCGTCCCGGCCCCCGTCGTGGAGGAGACGCCCCAGTCCCAGGAGGCCCGGGCCCGGCTGCACGTCCAGCGCGAGTTCGAGCGCGTGGGCCGGCGTGCCCCCACCAGCGACAAGGCGCTGGAGACCGCGGCGCGGAGGCTCGCGCGCGAGGCCCTCACCGAGTTCACCACGGGCGCCCCGGACCTGCGCACGCTGACGGAGGCGGTGAGCGACTCGGGCGCCGCGGATCCATCCCCCAAGGCGTTGGTCATCCGCGCCTGGGTGCACGCGCACGCCATCGAGACGTTCCTCGCCCGCACGGACTTCAACGACGAGCGCGTGAGCCACTACGGCGTGGGCGTGGCGTTCCTGGGCGAGCGCGCCGCGCTGGTGCTGCTCACGTCGGACCGCAAGGCGGAGATGCTCCCCTTCCCCCGGACCCTGGCCAAGGCGGGGACGGAGAAGCGCGTGTGCGGCCGGCTCATCCCGCCGCTGCGAAGCCCGCAGGTCTTCGTCACCCGGCCAGATGGTGAGGTGGAGCGCGTGGCCCTGAGCCGCGCGCCCTCCGGCACCAACGGCTTCTGCGCGCCCGTGACGTTCGAGACGCCCGGCGGCTACACGCTGGAGGTGGTGGGCGAGGCCAACGCGGGGCCGGAGGTGACGTCGCTGTTCCTGGTGCAGGTGGGCGCCCGCACCGCGCGCGGTGAGCAGGAAGCCCAGCGCGAACCCACCACGCTGGCCGAGGCCCGCCCCGCCCTCTACGAGCGCATCAACACCCTGCGCCGCGCGCACAAGCTGCCGGAGCTCACGCCGGACCCGACGCTGGAGGACGTGGCGCTGCGCTACAGCACGCGCATGGCGACGGAG comes from Corallococcus macrosporus and encodes:
- a CDS encoding DciA family protein, translating into MARSEPKTLESLLPRVLARLAGESGRASSLTPLWVAAVGENIARHSRPHLLDGTTLVISVESAEWAQVLTRQADALCERLNEKLGPGRVKALTFQLVSR
- a CDS encoding CAP domain-containing protein — its product is MKGVLLGLLLAGASAAPPDPTVAAVSVPAPVVEETPQSQEARARLHVQREFERVGRRAPTSDKALETAARRLAREALTEFTTGAPDLRTLTEAVSDSGAADPSPKALVIRAWVHAHAIETFLARTDFNDERVSHYGVGVAFLGERAALVLLTSDRKAEMLPFPRTLAKAGTEKRVCGRLIPPLRSPQVFVTRPDGEVERVALSRAPSGTNGFCAPVTFETPGGYTLEVVGEANAGPEVTSLFLVQVGARTARGEQEAQREPTTLAEARPALYERINTLRRAHKLPELTPDPTLEDVALRYSTRMATEGFFAHIAPDGSTLTRRLPEGTRYVRAGENLGLAAGPLAAHFGIEHSPGHRKNLMDPAFRFMGVGVAFQKVDGRDQAIVTEVFTAASPGASLPSDPVSDVYEALSRHRATLKLPPLVRSEALERLAREHARAALAQDEPTAGDGDPSPLHERVFTALPDAGTASVDFFVVGDPSAVPESRSLATATNTRVGVGLVRGNSKRFGQGQYWVAVIYAAVP
- a CDS encoding GGDEF domain-containing protein, which gives rise to MGQKETVVTVISKISERPVNLDAALVVIYGLDLGRKYDLAREETLIGRSSKADIQIDQEAVSRNHARITNTTKGVRIEDLGSTNGTFVNDDVASAARSLHNGDLVKIGRTIFKFIAGGNIEAAYHDEIYRLTTMDGLTQIYNRRYFDEQLDREISRSRRYERVLSLVMFDLDHFKDVNDTYGHLAGDSVLKQLASTVRTRIRREDVFARYGGEEFALLLPEINLGGARQLAEKVRKLVERQRFEFDKQVIPVTLSVGVATLEPHHREPAELVRAADEHLFEAKSQGRNRVCG
- a CDS encoding carboxypeptidase regulatory-like domain-containing protein: MRHIPLPVRSPGLVLACLLACALGCGMSDQNSPYIHGGWADDACTVDQDCADPALFFCNTALSRCEPSCRTDLDCSVKRRGELNAIAACESQALGCRCDASRCVPALCTGDDGCDDQQVCRDGACRPPPSPSTAVACRVVPEHVVAPVGTALRFEAWVTDARGEPVVLRDGLTWAAVSASVKGGGTGAGATFTLDSVGTEVEAVEARVGTIACRASVTVLPPHTAEGQVRVVVTDALTGHPVQAASVVVADALGGATARESTDAQGVAVLAARSDSTLSVFHPDFGYLTVANYDMAGSRDLRLPLRRNPVDRVGGVRARFTNLAPVVPNGSLSLGMAGLSVPGLLSEAAPAQVQGPDRAVDLTLGGAMRQFQVPANIWVNGLGVVAPEFVDVPGIAGVCDAALAGVANPDAATRVGGCGTRALWALTAQVLNNELPAGMMDPGTDPLLLLARALPPSGRFSSAVSRDVQFALRSSNPGEPAVSVPLVSLDFRQVPLAFPFVTRLPPLPRFRDGYLQRVLVVGSVTASGRGTVPLGLGAAVNVNPVDPNTDPQPGLSTPGLVRVRMAPAHHGLEGQAYRLLALASSGTLGGEEPMGRATSAVMAPLDAPHFDPDGLEPVTLSDAFLGIPEGGRYNPDASPWHGLLPREWRMSASVPGATLVRATFTNAAGRRWTMWVDGRRSVTGVRLPVPPSGMEDRTFQGDTEGSRASLSVEALAVATPEGRSLNLSTLAESGGLAPEPLAAAARAVSTLNYGRPQVTWLEPAEGASLSRGATVRVRVDGFQVGTSSANGDEGGVLLTVRDGGPGCDGALVRGDVTTRAGEVALTLPAACSGPEVTLVASLVDLLGLPLRPAVSAVRTVRVP